aaaattttttggggctcccctccttcccccctacatttcctgactcatggtaacttacctagacagtgggcacatgtgtagggcaaaataaaaattttagttgatgttttgaaggttttctaggcatttgtagtgctgatacgtattcctccattgaaatttgaatttggcgccgtatgcaaatgaaccatcgctagcgaaacttcgcttcgcttgacgaattaactctagcgcaacttcgcaaacttacacTACccatgtgcgcaacttcggattttagtgaatttgcggagcgcttgCGAAAATATGCcgggcgaagtgcggcgaagttgcgcctggcacaacttcgaatcttagtgaatttgccccactgtgtgtATGTTACAAACTAGATGATTCCTTTCCCTTCTATGCACCATCTGTACCCCTTCTCCTTTGAAACTTTAGACTTTAGAAATAACTTTCTCCATTTAAACTCATATATATGATTACATATTACACAGAAATAAATCGCCAACGCTTGGTCTAACCCAacatctggagttgaccagctgctataaacaataaaaagccaatatttgtacacaaagagaaagaggaaAATTGCTAGCGCACgggttgcctttaaaaataattattacaataaATTAGTACCATACTTggaccaaaatatgtaagctcacgtgccacgtcatggcccctcattgtacgtgagtcctacactttCTGTGAGCATTCTAAGTTTATAGTGtgtttaaaatcaagtcccccagcaaccaatgtgactgagtagtaagaccaacagtgcacttacccttagctcaggagctatCTATCTATAGTGGAGGAAGGGAATGAGTCACAGGTGTCTGTTCGTTTCACAGGTGTGTGTTAGTTGGCTGGAGCTTAAGGGTAGGGCTCCACAGGTGATTTCCGCGTGATCCGACccactgcacaaaaacgcagacgtcacgtcggatgcgacagaaataaggtaagtaatggaaatatcggatgaagttgcagcgttgatccaacacaactgtcggatacAGACGCCGCAATCtttgtctgcatccgacagtcgtgtcatatCAACGTTGCATCTGACAATGCATTCCCTTACCTTATCGCGCGGAAATCGTCCGTgaagctcctgagctaagggtaagtgcacactgatcttactactcagtcacattggttggttgcTAATTTGTAACGTTTTAGAGCTtaattaaaacactaattttcacagaaaaaaatcaaatttgttaaaaaaaaatatctaaatctgaatgttagtaaattggcctctTAGAGTCAATACAAAAACCCATTCTGTTGCTTTTGGAGAAAAAGAATTTGTcttcatattaatattattttaaatgagttGGTTTACTAGCCAGATAAATataatactgtacagtatatctagCTTCCAGGCatcagttttttctttatttcgtcCATACTGACTTTTAGTTGATTCATAGGTCAAGATCCTGCTTTAGTTACTCATTAATCTGCAGTTCAATCATAAATGTCAGTTTTTCCTCTGCATTTTTAACAACTTTTGGTGACTTGACCCTAttcaattaattatttgattgcaTACAGTATAGCAATAAAACATAAATGGTAAATgtttattgtataaaataaaccattacactttttttggtgaattttactcttttttaaGTTCTGTGATTCTTTgtaatttttacaaaatacagccaTATCCTTGAAGGAGTTCTAAAGACAAAAATTAAAAGATGGTTTTGAGGTTCTACtcttaaaaataaagataataaaattCCGTCTTCTCTGACGTCTGTGTGCTTTTGTGTGTTTGCTCCTCATTAAGGCTAACCTCAGTGAGAAATAATCCCAGTAGGAATTTCTAAGAAAAAGGTATATTGGAAATATCTCTCCTTTTAAGTAAAGAAcctaaaattgtctttttttattttcctttataaacCCTTTAAGTCTGAcctacatttctttatttttttttaattataatgttcTTTTGCATAGAATGGTCACAATCATCTATTTCTAAATCTGTCCAGCCTTATTTTTTACTCTCCAGTAATAGCAATTAGGGAAAACCCCTTTTGTATGGACCCACACTGCCCTCCATTACTTACTTACTTAATTACTTACCACAATTCTAACCTTGCAAGACTCCTACACAGCAAAGCCGGgtgtttttattatgcaaatacaCAAGTCTTGTCTTTGCTCAGTCTGAGGAGCTGAAGGTTCTTCCATGCAGTGGCACAGAGTCTACCAGTCTTTTTAGAAACCCAGTTTATATAACCAGTGTTGACAAAGGGAATTCTTCAGAGAATACTCATTTTCTAAATATACTTCTATTAAATGACTGaaataaaactgtaataatgCAGAATCTTTATAGTTAACATCTCTCAAGAGGAAATGCTTTAACAAACTTTTGTGTGGCTTTTGGCTACACCATTTCTTTCTGCCCTCACCTCTCATTTTTAAAATACCTTTAACCAGGGTAGCATGTACAATACACCTTGATTCTTTTTctcactttgggccagattcaatccagCAAGCAAGgccagactgggccagcgggataactggaaaaaacccggtggaccccaTCTAttttgggccccgccggcccagagaTTCTCCCTGCACTGCCAAACCATAATTTGCTTAAGAAAGCTTACAGTGACTAATAATGGGTGACATTTTTTGGTAAATGAGAAGATACCCTTAATTATGATTTATCCACACAATAGAAGACGAGGTCTGATTGGATCAGTATAACTTTATGAAataaggaaaaagagaaaagaaccccTCTTCTATCAAATACCCTAATGGTCTGTTGCAATTAATCAATTCCCAACTTTAACAATCAAATTTCAATATACTCATTAAATTAATCTGTATTCCAACCACTGAATTTATACTCCTCAATTAAAGTGCAAATGCTGATTTCATTAGGTTAAAACTATTAATTGAATTCCATGATTAAAGTTTATAATTTCCAGTGCAAATTCATTAAATGATAAGACAAATTGATTCAATTCTAATTGATCAACTGCCCACCTTTAAATAAATCACCATAAATTAGAATAAAAGTGATCAATTCCCTAAAGTGCTTTGGTGTTAGGTtagaataaatgaattaaaaatatgtaaagtgcaagtgcatttgTCCACCGTCCAGGATTTAGTACAATTGATTGAGGTTCGATAAAAATTGATAAATGACCAACTTAATTATCAGGATAAATCAATTCTCCAACAGCTCAAACCAGATATAATAGAGTGAAAATTGATATGagggggtggagttgtcccaaaactttcTACCTACTATATTtgtatccctgggacaccacaaagcaaagaatggcaggaaaaccaggactgtggtctcgatttTCATCACTAGCCCTCTGTATTGAGAGACTAAAACTGAAtactaatatgaatgaattttgttacaacagcgccacctgctggtcagttttccaccagtctgaccaccaagtagtcaaggaagttgtcaggagaaagaaagaggcttctctgatgttcttctgctgttgtaacaaaattcattcatattaacagcacatgtatcccttaatatcttggaataaaaacaaaataaataatgaatgtacattgcaaaatttcttagaacagCCCCCTCTtcaattttgcattcacatattttaaaggtttgcttatcctttaatgatGGACTAATTTTTCAGtgatttctcttcattcttcattAAACTGTTTCTTCTCTCCTCAAGTGGTACCAGTTAAACCACAataagaaggattttttttagttgtaaccctttcttggcaagAATAACCAGGGCCACACTGGAGATAACAATATAGAACGCAAGCCTCCGCAAAGTGGGAGATATGTGGGGTTTTGGATAAGTTACGTTTCTCCACCCAGGGCTAGAACCAGGTCCTGTGGGGATACAACTCTTGGAAACATCAGTAATTACTGTTACCAATAtaacagacaataaaccacacaaatgtagtaattgtataatatagtatattgcaATACATGATGCAGTTAAATAACAGTTTTAACAGTAACACAatgaggggtttatttatcaaaatccaaaatgttctcgctattttctgaaaaccactccgaccaaatcagcttccccccatttatcaataaattttcatgaACATTTTTGTGTGGGAAAAGCTGATAAAATCGGGGAAAAATCAGAATTGTACAAttcttctgaattttttttgaaacctgaaactttttcggatttgacgcctgaaacgacaaaatcttcagattattgtacaaaactcagcgcagatcaggatatcttcaaaatgtcaataggtcatctgccattgacttctacatgaactcgtgGTCTGAGATGGACtcgttttttattcagacttttaacaccatcaggaaaaaattgtgttttccaccTTCAAAAGTACAagcagaaaaaattggactttaataaataaccccctacatgttaaGCAATATAATAATGATCAACCCTTGTATGGAAGTGTTCAAGGTCCcccctatgggttttttttttatcaaaatccaaattttgctcataattttattttaaaaagtttgagcaaactagaatccacgatttgaccttatttattatttaaaaagcatcaTTTAATCGGATCggagaaaaaaattgataaaattgAGACAAAATCCGAATTGCGTATCGGCAATTGCTCTAACTGCACATGCACTGATACGCcgctctcattctgaagattaccgaagagccagaagatggctgcggtgaacttcgctggacagaatctgcaccgaggggtaagtaaagacttaggggcatttgcccagggtagcacctaggctgggggggaggagggaggggggtctatgtagggtaggatggtagggtttttttatttatggttgaattctccttcaaaTATGCTAGCAATAAAGAACGAAAAAAATCTATGgtcacataaaaaatattttttcacaatttcttttttGTGATGCAATTTTTTTATCTCATACTTAAAAATCATCGGATCCTAAACTATGGGAATGGCCCTTAGTGGGAGGACTATTTATATGATGATGATTCATATGATTCATATGATTTATAATAGGAGGTTGAATTCAGACTACATTCATTTATATTATCAATATGGGCTATTGAAGACTACTTGAATTGATGGTTTATTGGcttgttaaaaaaacaagataCAAATCTTTTCCTCACTTTATTAAAAGAAGATTTAAATTCTCTATTTTTCAATGTGTAAATAAGAGGATTAAGCACAGGGCACAGGACAATGTAcaacagtgaaaaaaacttgtccCTTTTTAGGGAATAACTTTTTGTGGGTCTCATGTACAAGCAAATAATTGTCATATAAAGGATTATCACACAGCTCAGGTGAGAAGCACAGGTAGaaaaggctttttgtctcccctCTGAGGATTGGATTTTCAGGATAGCAGAGATGATAAATATGTATGAGGTCAGAGTAAGGAGGAAGGAATTGAAAGCCAGCAATGTCCCTTCAATGTAGATTAAAAGTTCCACAATAAAAGTGCTGCTGCAGGAAAGTGTTAGcaatggtgtgacatcacagaaaaaatggttaataAGATGGGAAGCACAATATGACAGTTTAGATATAAGTGTAACAATGTTGATTGATTCACCAAAACCAACAGTGAATGTGGCAGTTATAAGCCAAGCACAATGTTTCCGGCTCATTCGGGTAATGTAATGAAGGGGATCACAGATGGCAACATAACGATCATATGACATGGCCGTCAGGAGTAAGTATTCACTGTTagccaaaaacccaaaaacataCATCTGAGTCATACACCCCAagaatgaaatgttattttgctgTGTGAGAAGAATATGTATCAAATTAGGTAAAATAGCTGAGGTGAAAGAAATGTCTATGAATGAAAGGTTCTGCAAGAATATGTACATGGGGGTGTGTAAGTGAGGATCCCATGAAATGACTAAGAATGTGATGAGATTTCCCAACAGAATGATGAGATAGATTATAAGGAATAGCACAAAAAAAGGGATTTGAAACTCAGGGGCATCAGAGAAACCTTGGATGATGAATCCGGAAACATTTTGTTTACTTTCTAAGGCCATTTTCAAGTCTTCCTTCCTGTGTATGAATGCAAATTATAGAGGAAATATATTATAGATGGAATaacttatatttggaatgccattcctgaatttctccggagagaatcctccctctATGCCTTCATATCTAAACTCAAaactacctcttggagcacttgcacATCAACTggactgggaactggcacttatatgacagtgtcacccactgtaacctacagcgcTTAATATCCCTCCAGTTTGTCTGTGCGTtacccttccctttagactgtaagctctacggtgcaatgacctccatccttttgtctttttgacaataaacatttaggggccgattcatcaagctcgagtgaaggattcgaagtaaaaaaacttcgaattttgaagtgttttttgggctacttcgaccatcgaatgggctacttcgaccttcgactacgactatcgaaggattcgaactaaaaatcgttcgactattcgaccattcgatagtcgaagtactttctctttaaaaaaaacttcgaccccctagttcggcagataaaagctaccgaagtcaatgttagcctatggggaaggtccccataggcttgcctaagtttttttgatcgaagaatattccttcgatcgttggattcaaatccttcgaatcgttcgattcgaaggatttaattgttcgatcgaaggaataatccttcgatcgtacgatcgaattttctgcgctaaatccttcgacttcgatattcgaagtcgaaggatttcaattcctagtcgaatatcgagggttaattaaccctcgatattcgacccttgataaatctgccccttaatatgtgtTGTAActataatttgtatttatgtgtattttatcTTTGTACTTAATTGTACTTATTATTGGAACAAccccctgtttgttatattaatttattgttctactgtacaatGCTTTTCCCTCCCAATGCTTTTTGctatacaaacaaaaaatatacatacataactcTCCTATATGTACTCGATTACTGATATTTTGTCTTGTAACCAATCCTTTTAGTAATGGACTGCATGCATGGCCAGGTACCCCGTGGCttctatttctattatttttagatATCCAGGCCAGGAGGGTTAACCTGTTTGGCTATTCCTTGTGGCGCTCTAATACATTTCCATGCTATGTGCCATGAGTACCTCCCTTTAGGTTTTAGAATAGTTTTCACCCTTAACACTTTGATACCTTTTCTCAATTCCACAGAATCGCGATGAGAGATGTAATTTTGATTGTGTTGCCGTTTATAAAAGAATTGTCACATGTCTATGATGTGCATATGGcacttttaatattttagtattttttgtgTGTGAATATAAAATCAATATGTACCAGAATCTCCTGTCTTTATTTACTTGGGTTTGAGGTCAAGATCCAGAAAACGTAATAGTTATCATAAGTTTTGAACAAATAGGAAACATTCAGCATCTGTGGAGGCCTATGTAGCAACAGTCCTAGTCCAACATTTTtctggttttagtttttttcaaaactacgACGAAACTCACTTTCTCGAAAACCGAGAATGTCAggacatttattacaaaaaaactgaataaaatttgcaaacagaAAAGCTGCAAAAACCGCAACCTTTTCAAGTTGTAGCAAAGTAactacaactttttcatattatcAAAAATATTCGAAAACGTCTAAAACCACGAataaaagaaagatcttccagttatAAAAGgatacatctgccattgatttctacatgttttgggacaggttttagctggagtagcTTGATATTTGGAACCGTTGCAGGTTTGTCGCtagttttaagatgttgtacgttgttagccattgaaaaaatgcaaaaaatttaaagtttggtgatgccttttattggctaactgaataagtaaaaaattgcaagctttcggagcactcacaccccttcatcaggtgaaatacaaatgaaagctggaaaggcacatcatatatataaTGTTAGATCACTGAAAAggggtttatgggcaataaagGAGAGGGCTGCAGAAGGAGAGGACTGGAAAGGTGACCATGTTAGAAGTGGCGAGTTATGCTGGGAAGTGAGGAAAGACTCAAGACTGAGAAGCAGTTGGAAGTGAGCTGTGTTGGAGAAGAAGGGGGGGGTagtacatgataaaaaaaatatgcctGTACTTATTTCTTTTGAATACTTTACATATAAGTGTCTTTAATACAgtacatttcctttattttacattttcctatattttacagatttttccctggtcccctgaaaaatttaaattcggGGGTTCTACTGcactttgtaacaaaattcacCATTCCCAGCTCAAATTTCTCTGTGCAGCTGTAAAACCAGCAAAATGGATTAAACTGTAATAAAGGCAAAAAGTGAAAGATCCTTTTTAGGTTGTACACTTTAAAATCTAgatatcttcaatatacttttattaatacTTAGATGTTTCTTAGTATGTATAGGTATGGGTTCTGTTGTCCAAAATGCTcgatacctggggttttctggataacagatctttccataatttggatcttcataccttaagtctactagaaaatcatgtaaatattaaataaaaccaataggctggttttgcctccaataatgattaattatatcttagttgggatcaagtacaagctactgttttaatactacagagaaaaaggaaatcatttaaaaaaaaaattggattattttgataaaatggagtctaagggagacgggccgtctgtaatttggagctttccggataacaggtttccggataatggatcctatacctgtacccgttttttaaaatgtactcaTCTCTGACTCTGATTTCTGTGTGCGTCCCTGTGGTCTGTAATAAaacgaaaataataaaataataatgtaatgtaataaaaatgtattggagAGATCTCTCCTTTCAAGTGAAGAATCTAAAAATCATTTGTAATGTTTTACCTTTAGAACCCCTATAAGTCTGTCATGCATATCTTTATGTTTTAAATTATGAATTTGTTTTTGCGCAAAATATTTACAATCATCTATTtctaaatagggttgccatctcatCCCTTTAAAAACGAACACATATGGTATCCACAGCCTGGATACATCTGTTAGTATTGTTAgtatccacagcctgcatggctaattcgcaattcatttaggggccgattcacaaagggtcgaatatcgagggttaattaaccctcgatattcgactgggtattaaaatccttcgacttcgaatatcgattttagcgcaaataatgcgatcgaatgatcgaaggattattccttcgattgaacgataaaatccttcgaatcgaacgattcgaaggattttaatccaacgatgaaggaatatccttcgatcaaaaaaatttaggaaagcctatggggaccttccccttaggctaacattgagttcgatagcttttagatggcgaactagggggtcgaagttttttcttaaagagacagtacttcgactatcgaatggtcgaaccatttttagttcgaatagttcgattagaagtcgtagtagcccatttgatggttgaagtagcccaaaaaacacttcgaaattcgaagtttttttacttcgaatccttcactcgaagttagtgaatcggccccttagattcATGCTGCAGCTTGAACTGATTTTTGTGCAGCTATGAATGTATCTATCAATGAATTGCTAaatagccatgcaggctgtggatacTAACAATACTAACAGATGTATCCAGGCTGTGGATACTAACAATACTAACAGATGTATCTTTTACTTTCAAGGGATAGTAATCAGTGCAAAAGCTCTTGGATGAACACACACTGACCTCCTAAACTTACCTGATTTCTAACCTGTCCGTGCTCCTACATAGTAAAGTCAGGTACTTTACCTTTTATCATGGAAATACAAAAGATTTGTCTTTGTCTCATTAGGAAGCCAGTTTATATAACAAAGGGAATTCTTCGGAGAATAAACAACGATTGCCTTATTTTCTAAACGTATATATTTAAAGCACTAAAAATAACTGTGACAATGCAGCACCTTTATAGTTAGAACCTCTCAAGGgaaaatgtttacaggatttgTCTTCAACATTTCTTTCAGCTAAATGGCCATGGAAGAACCACCACTAATATTCTAATATTCAACTCTATATTCATTCAACTAGGGAAGTGTTTACAAAACTGTATATACTTTATTGTGTATTGCCACTGATAGGCTGATGCATTTTGCACCACTTAATTAATAAAGACACGTTAGTCAGTTCAGCATTTCTAATATAATTCCCATTCAGCTTCTTGATccacaggaaaaggaaaaaaattggcGAAAAATATTATGTGCGCTAGGAAACTGCCATAGGAATCTTATGATGGACATGTGACATCCTTTACATGTGAAATGGATATTTGTGAATAAAAGTCATGTGGCACGAGGATGTTCTCAGCTCTCTTGTACCCCCAATAAAAGTGAGAGACTGGGCCTGGGAAAGCGCATGCCTTCTGGCAGGGGAAATGTCAGGGCAGTCAGTTAGAAAGTTGTTCCCTGTGATTCTCCCCCAGAGTTTAGGGAGGGTCAGTAAAGGCAAGCAAGGATGTTGCCCATTCAagcaaggggagaatgtagggaagtAGTGCAGAACTTACCCCTCTGCAACAGTTCCATGTAATGGAGcaggcacagagcctgtgtctgtgtgttgtaagtcgttgcctagcaaccagctgtacaGTGATCACAGGGCatcaggaagtgacacagcagtcTGGGCATGGCAGGCAGGAAGTGGAAGCAGCAGAACCTGGCAGAGaactgtaaca
This sequence is a window from Xenopus laevis strain J_2021 chromosome 7S, Xenopus_laevis_v10.1, whole genome shotgun sequence. Protein-coding genes within it:
- the LOC108697168 gene encoding olfactory receptor 1019; translation: MALESKQNVSGFIIQGFSDAPEFQIPFFVLFLIIYLIILLGNLITFLVISWDPHLHTPMYIFLQNLSFIDISFTSAILPNLIHILLTQQNNISFLGCMTQMYVFGFLANSEYLLLTAMSYDRYVAICDPLHYITRMSRKHCAWLITATFTVGFGESINIVTLISKLSYCASHLINHFFCDVTPLLTLSCSSTFIVELLIYIEGTLLAFNSFLLTLTSYIFIISAILKIQSSEGRQKAFSTCASHLSCVIILYMTIICLYMRPTKSYSLKRDKFFSLLYIVLCPVLNPLIYTLKNREFKSSFNKVRKRFVSCFFNKPINHQFK